The window CGCTTTCCTATGCCAGTTTATCAGTCCATCTTCCTTCTTTAACATAGGCGCATAAGATACAGCACTTTCATCTTGAGGTTGAGGTGTAATTTCGCCTTTTTCCCACTTTCTTATTGTTTCAACAAGAAGGAATGCTCCCTTTTTCATTAACCTGTCAAGCAGTGATGCTGCTGTATCATTAGGACGGATTTCTTCTTTTTCCTGCAGAAGAATATCTCCTGCATCGAGCTCTTTTGCCATCAATTGCGTTGTTACTCCTGTTTCCTTTTCCCCGTTGATAATTGCCCAATTGACAGGTGCGGCGCCTCTATAGCGAGGAAGAAGAGATGCATGAAGATTGATGCATTTCATCGGAGGCAAATTAAGTATCTCTTCTGGCAGAATCTTTCCATAGGCAACAACGACAATCAAATCAGGTGACAAGCCTTTAAGAGTTTCAAAAAAAGATGGTTCCTTAATTTTCTCCGGTTGGAATATTTTAATGCCTTTTTCCAATGCATAAGGTTTAAGAGGCGGAGAAACAATCTTTCTGCCTCGCCCGGCAGGCCTGTCCGGTTGAGTTATGACTGCTTCAATATGAAAACCTTCATCAACAAGTTTTTTAAGGCAGAGAAGAGCACCTTCAGTGCTTCCCATAAAGATTATCTTCATCAATCCTTCTGCATCTTTCTTAACTTCATCTTTATAAGCTCTTTTTTTATCTTGCTCACTCTGTCGATAAAAAGCTTTCCATTGAGGTGGTCAACCTCATGCTGAATTACTCTGCTTAAAAGCCCTGATGCCTCAAATTCTATTTCCTTTTCATCGAGGGTTACCGCTCTAACGATAATCTTGTCGGGTCTTACAACCTTCTCAGAAATATTCGGCACGCTTAAACATCCTTCCTCAAAAACTTCATTCTCTCCATCAACAAACTCAATTTCAGGATTTATTAGCTTATATACTTCTCCCTTTTCCCCTTCCCGTTGTCCAGTATCAAGTACAATCAAGCGGATATTTTTCCCAACCTGCGGTGCGGCAAGCCCTATTCCGGGGGCATCGTACATAGTCTCAAGCATATCATCAACAAGCTTGGCTATTTCTCCATCTATATTCTCTATGGGTGTTGACTCTG is drawn from Candidatus Schekmanbacteria bacterium and contains these coding sequences:
- a CDS encoding methionyl-tRNA formyltransferase; protein product: MKIIFMGSTEGALLCLKKLVDEGFHIEAVITQPDRPAGRGRKIVSPPLKPYALEKGIKIFQPEKIKEPSFFETLKGLSPDLIVVVAYGKILPEEILNLPPMKCINLHASLLPRYRGAAPVNWAIINGEKETGVTTQLMAKELDAGDILLQEKEEIRPNDTAASLLDRLMKKGAFLLVETIRKWEKGEITPQPQDESAVSYAPMLKKEDGLINWHRKAEEIENQVRGTNPWPGAFTYLTSEKKERLKIWSCRALARSYEKEPGSIWIENKRLIITTGSGVVELLEVQPENKKRMKAEQYIQGYKLPDRFF
- the def gene encoding peptide deformylase, which translates into the protein MSVLEIVKYPSRILRTESTPIENIDGEIAKLVDDMLETMYDAPGIGLAAPQVGKNIRLIVLDTGQREGEKGEVYKLINPEIEFVDGENEVFEEGCLSVPNISEKVVRPDKIIVRAVTLDEKEIEFEASGLLSRVIQHEVDHLNGKLFIDRVSKIKKELIKMKLRKMQKD